Proteins from one Dermacentor variabilis isolate Ectoservices chromosome 1, ASM5094787v1, whole genome shotgun sequence genomic window:
- the LOC142570960 gene encoding alpha-(1,3)-fucosyltransferase C-like — MHDSSMRVPSKCVLALLVGAVLAGLYVLLPGNRSSARPSSAVRRRQPAAADPPVILMWTPFFRDRVWSTELKPSACGGEPACVRTSNRSALSASALVVFHLRDVRADDLPTERPHGQRWALFTHESPAYESRLPDALRSAINWTATYRSDSDVNVLPWLQKVARPPLSRNWWANKTRQALWLVSNCKTFSNREGFVRELAKFIQVDVVGACGAKGGPSCLPKMAERCYRQASKTYYFYLSLENSICTDYVTEKFFNALNWGMVPVVLGGANYSRIAPPGSYIDALAFRNVRQLADHMKRVAADVRLYNGYHAWRQNYSYAWEDFGCGFCRMLHNSSAPVKAYSDFNEWWFKQARCYTWKKTFRY; from the coding sequence ATGCACGACTCCTCGATGCGCGTGCCCTCGAAGTGCGTCTTGGCGCTGCTCGTGGGCGCCGTCCTCGCCGGTCTCTACGTGCTGCTGCCCGGCAACAGGAGCAGCGCGAGGCCCTCCTCGGCGGTGCGCCGGCGGCAGCCTGCGGCCGCCGATCCACCCGTCATCCTCATGTGGACGCCGTTCTTCCGCGACCGGGTGTGGAGCACGGAGCTGAAGCCCTCCGCTTGCGGCGGCGAGCCGGCCTGCGTGCGCACGTCGAACCGGAGCGCCCTGAGCGCGAGCGCGCTGGTTGTGTTCCACCTTCGTGACGTACGCGCCGACGACTTGCCAACTGAGCGGCCGCACGGCCAGCGTTGGGCCCTCTTCACGCACGAATCGCCAGCCTATGAATCGAGGCTGCCGGACGCCCTGCGGAGCGCAATCAACTGGACAGCCACGTACCGCTCTGACTCGGACGTTAACGTGCTGCCCTGGTTGCAGAAGGTGGCCCGCCCGCCGCTGTCGCGCAACTGGTGGGCGAACAAGACCCGCCAGGCCCTGTGGCTCGTGAGCAACTGCAAGACGTTCAGCAACCGCGAGGGTTTCGTCCGGGAGCTCGCCAAGTTCATCCAGGTGGACGTGGTAGGCGCCTGCGGCGCCAAGGGCGGCCCCTCGTGCCTGCCCAAAATGGCCGAGCGCTGCTATCGCCAGGCGTCCAAGACCTACTACTTCTACCTGTCCCTGGAGAACTCCATCTGCACCGACTACGTCACCGAGAAGTTCTTCAACGCGCTGAACTGGGGCATGGTACCCGTGGTGCTGGGCGGCGCCAACTACAGCCGCATAGCGCCGCCCGGTTCCTACATCGACGCCCTGGCGTTCCGAAACGTGCGCCAGCTCGCCGACCACATGAAGCGCGTTGCCGCGGACGTGCGCCTGTACAACGGCTACCACGCGTGGAGGCAAAATTACTCGTACGCCTGGGAGGACTTCGGGTGCGGCTTCTGCCGAATGCTGCACAACTCGTCTGCCCCGGTGAAGGCGTACAGCGATTTCAATGAATGGTGGTTCAAACAAGCTCGCTGTTATACGTGGAAGAAAACGTTTAGGTACTAA